In Tamandua tetradactyla isolate mTamTet1 chromosome 7, mTamTet1.pri, whole genome shotgun sequence, the following are encoded in one genomic region:
- the LPAR5 gene encoding lysophosphatidic acid receptor 5: MSTNSTGNTSITNLTDPLCPDYRPTHRLHMVFYSLVLAAGLPLNALALWVFLRALRVHSVVSVYMCNLAASDLLFTLSLPVRLSYYALHYWPFPALLCQTAGAIFQMNMYGSCIFLALINVDRYAAIVHPLQLRHLRRPRVARLLCLGVWALILVFAVPAALVYRPSLCSSGSVKVHLCFESFGDELWKGKLLPLVLLAEALGFLLPLAAIVYSSGRVFWTLARPNATESQRRRKTVRLLLANLVIYLLCFVPYNATLAVYGLLRGQLVVASEAARDQVRHVLMVTVLLAGANCVLDPLVYYFSADGFRNTLRGLGTPQRARIVATNGTQGLLAEPPTDASHLTVTSDAASQGLLLSSRPGTPCTQYPQDSAL; the protein is encoded by the coding sequence ATGTCGACAAACTCCACAGGCAACACATCAATCACCAACCTCACTGACCCCCTGTGCCCTGATTACCGGCCCACTCACCGCCTGCATATGGTGTTCTACAGCCTGGTGCTGGCCGCAGGGCTGCCCCTCAACGCGCTGGCCCTCTGGGTCTTCCTGCGCGCACTGCGCGTGCACTCGGTGGTAAGCGTGTACATGTGTAACCTGGCGGCCAGCGACCTGCTCTTCACCCTCTCGCTGCCAGTGCGCCTCTCCTACTACGCCTTGCACTACTGGCCCTTTCCCGCCCTCCTGTGCCAGACAGCGGGTGCCATCTTCCAGATGAACATGTACGGCAGCTGCATCTTCCTGGCACTCATCAACGTGGACCGCTACGCGGCCATCGTGCACCCGCTGCAGCTGCGCCACCTGCGACGGCCCCGCGTGGCGCGGCTGCTCTGCCTGGGCGTGTGGGCGCTCATCCTGGTGTTCGCCGTGCCCGCCGCCCTCGTGTACAGGCCCTCGCTCTGCAGCTCCGGCAGCGTCAAGGTGCACCTGTGCTTCGAGAGCTTCGGCGACGAACTGTGGAAGGGCAAGTTGCTGCCGCTCGTGCTGCTGGCCGAGGCGCTGGGCTTCCTGCTGCCCCTGGCGGCCATCGTCTACTCTTCGGGCCGGGTCTTCTGGACCCTGGCGCGGCCCAACGCCACGGAGAGCCAGCGGCGGCGGAAGACGGTGCGCCTCCTGCTGGCCAACCTCGTCATCTACCTGCTGTGCTTCGTGCCCTACAACGCCACGCTGGCCGTCTACGGGCTGCTGCGCGGCCAGCTGGTGGTGGCCAGCGAGGCGGCCCGCGACCAGGTGCGCCACGTGCTGATGGTGACGGTGCTGCTGGCCGGCGCCAACTGCGTGTTGGACCCGCTGGTTTACTACTTCAGCGCCGACGGCTTCCGCAACACCCTACGTGGCCTGGGTACTCCCCAACGGGCCAGGATCGTGGCCACCAACGGGACCCAGGGGCTGCTCGCCGAACCGCCCACCGATGCCTCCCACCTCACCGTCACGTCGGATGCTGCCAGCCAGGGACTGCTTCTGTCCTCCCGGCCCGGAACGCCCTGCACCCAGTACCCCCAGGATTCGGCCCTCTGA